A section of the Pseudomonas fluorescens genome encodes:
- a CDS encoding ABC transporter substrate-binding protein produces MKLPFKRLITLVAGTALAGLVHAADLKEIRIAVPDLSAGTQNSGGGLTDVLRSQQIFEKAFADQGIKIQWNYFKGAGPVINEAFANGQVDLAYLGDLAAIIGRSNGLDTRLLSATARGVKQYLGVVPGSGIKTLQDLKGKRVAVFRGTATQLSLDSALASQGLSEKDLKIINLDFNAAVAALAAKQIDATWGGSNLSALQAKGLAEIPLTTKDLGGAGSVQGVLVGSGTFVDAHPEVVAKLLKAQQQAVQWLTDDNNKQAYIELVSGLASYPPLILANDLKDQKLSEIFPSTLDPVFLGKLQDAVDLASKERLIRKSFQVSDWVVPELAAAQR; encoded by the coding sequence ATGAAACTGCCCTTTAAACGCTTGATCACCCTGGTCGCCGGCACTGCGCTCGCCGGGCTGGTGCATGCCGCCGATCTCAAGGAAATCCGGATTGCCGTGCCCGACCTGAGTGCCGGCACCCAGAACAGTGGAGGTGGCCTGACGGATGTATTGAGGAGCCAGCAGATCTTTGAAAAAGCCTTCGCCGACCAGGGCATCAAGATCCAGTGGAATTACTTCAAGGGCGCCGGCCCCGTGATCAACGAAGCCTTCGCCAACGGCCAGGTAGATCTGGCCTACCTGGGCGACCTGGCGGCGATCATCGGTCGCTCCAATGGCCTCGACACCCGGCTGCTGAGCGCCACCGCTCGCGGGGTAAAACAGTACCTGGGCGTGGTGCCGGGTTCGGGGATCAAAACCTTGCAGGACCTTAAGGGCAAGCGCGTGGCGGTGTTTCGCGGCACGGCCACCCAACTGTCCCTCGACAGCGCCCTGGCCAGCCAGGGCTTGAGTGAAAAGGACCTGAAAATCATCAACCTGGATTTCAACGCTGCTGTCGCAGCCCTGGCCGCCAAACAGATCGATGCGACCTGGGGCGGGTCGAACCTGAGTGCATTGCAGGCCAAGGGCCTGGCTGAAATTCCCCTGACCACCAAGGACCTGGGCGGCGCGGGCAGCGTGCAGGGGGTGCTGGTGGGCAGCGGCACGTTTGTCGATGCCCATCCCGAGGTGGTGGCCAAGCTGCTCAAGGCCCAGCAGCAGGCGGTGCAGTGGTTGACCGATGACAACAACAAGCAGGCGTATATCGAGCTGGTGTCGGGGCTGGCGAGTTATCCGCCGCTGATTTTGGCCAATGACCTGAAGGACCAGAAACTCAGTGAAATTTTCCCTTCAACTCTGGATCCGGTGTTTCTTGGCAAGCTGCAGGATGCGGTGGACTTGGCCTCGAAGGAGCGGCTGATTCGCAAGTCGTTCCAGGTCAGCGATTGGGTGGTGCCGGAGCTGGCGGCGGCGCAACGGTAA
- a CDS encoding LysR family transcriptional regulator — MDLRQLRYFIALNEHRSFVRAADAMGITQPAFSRSIQGLEQEFGCVLVDRGHKDLRPTPEGQVVLQHALSLVHGAALLSSEVTRMTKLDAGELRFGCGPAPAVRLVPDAVARFVNAHPKIRTRFQVDNWETLSRSLSREEIEFFIADIRQFEADPNFQTQALTPKRGVFFCRPGHPLLAKDSLSTNDMFDYPLASPLISQGIRKLLANLSGRMDFSPSIQTEHFAALVKIVLQSNAIGVGTAEAFAEDIARGALVLLHWRNLPQNMETLSARCGIVSRTGSRLSPAAKAMIETLVAVDRQEVDVAV, encoded by the coding sequence ATGGATCTTCGCCAACTGCGCTACTTCATTGCCCTTAACGAACACCGTAGCTTTGTCCGCGCGGCCGACGCCATGGGCATCACGCAACCGGCGTTCAGCCGCAGCATCCAGGGCCTGGAGCAGGAGTTCGGCTGCGTGCTGGTGGACCGTGGCCATAAGGATCTGCGCCCCACGCCGGAAGGCCAGGTGGTGCTGCAACATGCCCTGAGCCTGGTACATGGCGCGGCGCTGTTGAGCAGTGAAGTGACGCGCATGACCAAGCTCGACGCCGGCGAGCTGCGCTTCGGTTGCGGCCCGGCGCCCGCGGTGAGGCTGGTGCCGGATGCGGTGGCGCGGTTCGTCAACGCGCACCCGAAAATCCGCACGCGGTTCCAGGTGGATAACTGGGAAACCCTCAGCCGCAGCCTGAGCCGGGAGGAGATCGAATTCTTTATCGCCGACATCCGCCAGTTCGAAGCCGACCCGAACTTCCAGACCCAGGCGCTGACACCCAAGCGCGGGGTGTTTTTCTGCCGGCCAGGGCATCCGCTGCTGGCCAAGGACAGCCTCTCGACCAACGACATGTTCGACTACCCACTGGCGTCGCCGCTGATCTCCCAGGGCATTCGCAAACTGCTGGCAAACTTGAGTGGGCGCATGGATTTTTCACCGAGTATCCAGACCGAGCACTTTGCGGCACTGGTAAAGATCGTGTTGCAATCCAACGCCATTGGCGTGGGCACCGCGGAAGCCTTTGCCGAGGACATCGCCCGCGGCGCGCTGGTGCTGTTGCACTGGCGTAACCTGCCGCAGAACATGGAGACCCTGAGCGCGCGTTGCGGGATAGTCAGCCGCACAGGCTCGCGCTTGTCGCCAGCGGCGAAGGCAATGATCGAGACGTTGGTGGCGGTGGATCGCCAGGAAGTGGATGTGGCGGTCTGA
- a CDS encoding TauD/TfdA dioxygenase family protein: MSNAALAVQPVALALDIHPVAGRIGAEIRGIKLSGDLDAATVDAIQQALVQYKVIFFREQAHLDDQSQEAFAHLLGEPIAHPTVPVRDGTRFLMELDGGRGQRANSWHTDVTFVAAYPKASILRSVLAPASGGDTVWANTASAYNDLTPEVRALADTLWAVHSNEYDYAARKPDVAPEKLEEYRKVFTSTVYETEHPVVRVHPVSGEKTLLLGHFVKRLKGYSQADSAHLFNLLQSHVTRLENTVRWRWSTGDVAIWDNRATQHYAVDDYGTQERIVRRVTLKGDVPVGVQGQRSQTTKGL, encoded by the coding sequence ATGAGCAATGCCGCACTCGCTGTTCAACCCGTCGCCCTGGCGCTGGATATTCACCCGGTCGCCGGGCGCATCGGCGCCGAGATCCGGGGTATCAAATTGTCCGGCGACCTCGACGCCGCCACGGTCGATGCCATCCAGCAAGCGCTGGTGCAGTACAAGGTGATCTTCTTTCGTGAGCAGGCTCACCTCGATGACCAGAGCCAGGAAGCGTTCGCCCATTTGCTCGGCGAGCCGATTGCCCACCCCACGGTCCCGGTGCGCGACGGCACGCGTTTTTTGATGGAGCTGGATGGCGGGCGTGGCCAGCGCGCCAACTCCTGGCACACCGATGTGACCTTCGTCGCGGCCTACCCCAAGGCCTCGATCCTGCGCTCGGTGCTGGCGCCGGCCTCGGGTGGCGACACGGTCTGGGCCAACACCGCCAGCGCCTACAACGATTTGACGCCTGAAGTGCGTGCCCTGGCCGATACCCTGTGGGCGGTGCACAGCAACGAATACGACTACGCCGCGCGCAAGCCGGATGTGGCGCCGGAAAAGCTTGAGGAATATCGCAAGGTCTTCACCTCGACGGTGTACGAGACCGAGCACCCGGTGGTGCGCGTACACCCGGTCAGTGGCGAGAAAACCCTGCTGCTGGGGCATTTCGTCAAACGCCTGAAGGGCTACTCGCAGGCAGATTCCGCGCACCTGTTCAACCTGCTGCAAAGCCACGTCACCCGCCTGGAAAACACCGTGCGCTGGCGCTGGAGCACCGGCGACGTGGCGATCTGGGACAACCGCGCCACCCAGCATTACGCGGTGGATGACTACGGCACCCAGGAACGCATCGTGCGCCGCGTGACCCTCAAGGGCGATGTGCCGGTGGGGGTGCAGGGGCAGCGCAGCCAGACCACCAAAGGCCTGTAG
- a CDS encoding alkaline phosphatase family protein — protein sequence MPHVRNVLYIMCDQLRRDYLSCYGHAHLHTPNIDRLAAAGVRFSRAYTQGTICGPSRMSAYTGRYVSSHQVAWNAVPLPLEELTIGDYLRPHGIRTALVGKTHATPNLDALQRLEIDPDSGQAQALNEVGFEAYFRHDGIFPDSPLFADKRESAPYTHYLRAQGYAGSNPWHEWANAAAGSAGEVLSGWHMRNAHLPARVDEAHSETVYTTDRAIDFIHEQGEQPWCLHLSYIKPHWPYIAPAPYHALYGADQVQAPIRAEPGQASDHPVYQAFRQHQESLNFSRDEVRLRVVPTYMGLIKQVDDQLGRLFDWLQSTGRWDDTLIVFTSDHGDFLGDHHLGEKEFLLEPAVGIPLIVRDPRRAADSSRGTVDERLVETIDALPTFLEALGLPTAEHRLEGRSLIPLLHGVQTDWRRYAIAEYDYAFQAPARERLAQPIDRCRMTMVRSERWKYLAYDGFRAQLFDLQNDPQELHDLGADPAYAPVREVHQGYLFEWLRGLKRRTTISHAEIDLRGQRFRYGEPEAEKVVQIGVW from the coding sequence ATGCCCCACGTACGCAACGTGCTCTACATCATGTGCGACCAACTACGTCGCGATTACCTGTCCTGCTACGGCCATGCCCACCTGCACACGCCCAATATCGACCGCCTGGCCGCCGCCGGTGTGCGTTTCAGCCGCGCCTACACCCAAGGCACGATCTGCGGGCCGTCGCGCATGTCGGCCTATACCGGGCGCTATGTCAGCAGCCATCAGGTGGCGTGGAACGCGGTGCCGCTGCCCCTGGAAGAGCTGACCATAGGCGATTACCTGCGCCCCCATGGCATCCGCACCGCGCTGGTGGGCAAGACCCACGCCACGCCCAATCTCGACGCCCTGCAACGCCTGGAGATCGACCCCGACAGTGGGCAAGCGCAGGCACTCAATGAGGTCGGCTTTGAAGCGTACTTTCGCCATGACGGCATCTTCCCCGACAGCCCGCTGTTCGCAGACAAACGCGAGTCCGCGCCCTACACCCACTACCTGCGCGCGCAAGGTTATGCCGGCAGCAATCCCTGGCATGAATGGGCCAATGCCGCCGCCGGCAGCGCCGGGGAAGTCCTGAGCGGCTGGCACATGCGCAACGCCCATTTGCCGGCGCGGGTGGACGAGGCGCATTCGGAAACGGTCTACACCACCGACCGCGCCATCGACTTTATCCACGAACAGGGCGAGCAACCCTGGTGCCTGCACCTGTCCTACATCAAACCGCACTGGCCCTACATCGCGCCCGCGCCCTATCACGCGTTGTATGGGGCCGATCAGGTGCAGGCGCCCATTCGCGCCGAACCCGGGCAGGCCAGCGATCACCCGGTGTACCAGGCCTTCCGGCAACATCAGGAGAGCCTGAATTTTTCCCGCGACGAGGTAAGGCTGCGGGTGGTTCCCACCTACATGGGCCTGATCAAGCAGGTGGATGACCAGCTCGGCCGACTGTTCGATTGGCTGCAAAGCACTGGCCGCTGGGATGACACCCTGATCGTGTTCACCAGCGACCACGGCGACTTCCTCGGCGACCACCACCTGGGCGAAAAAGAGTTTTTGCTGGAGCCGGCTGTGGGCATTCCGCTGATTGTCCGCGACCCACGTCGCGCCGCCGATAGCAGCCGAGGCACGGTGGACGAGCGCCTGGTGGAAACCATCGACGCCCTGCCCACCTTCCTTGAGGCCCTGGGCCTGCCCACAGCCGAGCATCGCCTGGAAGGCCGTTCGCTGATCCCGTTGCTGCATGGCGTACAAACCGATTGGCGCCGCTACGCCATCGCCGAATACGACTACGCGTTCCAGGCCCCGGCTCGCGAGCGCCTGGCGCAGCCGATCGATCGATGCCGCATGACCATGGTGCGCAGCGAGCGCTGGAAATACCTGGCCTATGACGGCTTTCGCGCGCAGCTGTTCGACCTGCAAAACGATCCCCAGGAATTGCACGATTTGGGCGCTGACCCGGCGTATGCCCCGGTACGCGAAGTGCACCAGGGTTATCTGTTCGAGTGGCTGCGCGGCTTGAAGCGGCGCACCACCATCAGCCACGCGGAAATTGACCTGCGTGGCCAGCGGTTTCGTTACGGTGAGCCAGAAGCGGAAAAGGTGGTGCAGATCGGTGTCTGGTAA
- a CDS encoding LysR family transcriptional regulator — translation MHIDLRQLRHFIALAEQRSFVVAATTVNLSQSAFSRSIQALEHSAGCQLVDRGRKDLAPTKQGLVLLEHARRLVSGAQQLANEISQFNGLEAGELRFGCGPAPASGLIPRAIGRFIGRYPKARVQFQVDDWQSLGKRLLSEEFEFFVADTRHFEANPDYQTHRLRPRKWHFCCRSGHPLAQRESVGAAELMSYPLAVTLRPPNLRKVIVDLSGRPDYTPNVECENGYSLLGVVLRSDAIGIVSANSDVLHMARGDLVCLKIDGLAEDLEERYTRYGIVSRAGYRLSPLAEAMIEQIKEVDEQDDEVCSLENVAV, via the coding sequence ATGCATATCGACCTGCGCCAGCTTCGCCACTTCATCGCCCTCGCCGAGCAGCGCAGTTTTGTCGTGGCCGCCACCACGGTGAACCTGTCGCAATCGGCCTTCAGCCGCAGCATCCAGGCCCTGGAGCACAGTGCCGGGTGCCAACTGGTGGATCGCGGGCGCAAGGACCTGGCCCCGACCAAGCAAGGCCTGGTGTTGCTGGAACACGCGCGGCGCCTGGTCAGCGGCGCGCAGCAGTTGGCCAACGAGATCAGCCAGTTCAATGGCCTGGAAGCCGGCGAGCTGCGCTTTGGCTGCGGCCCGGCCCCGGCATCCGGGTTGATCCCGCGGGCCATTGGCCGTTTTATCGGGCGCTACCCCAAGGCCCGGGTGCAGTTCCAGGTGGACGACTGGCAAAGCCTGGGCAAGCGCCTGCTCAGTGAAGAGTTCGAATTTTTCGTCGCCGACACCCGCCACTTCGAAGCCAACCCCGACTACCAGACCCACCGCCTGCGCCCGCGTAAATGGCACTTCTGCTGCCGCAGCGGGCACCCGCTGGCCCAGCGCGAAAGCGTCGGCGCCGCCGAGCTGATGAGTTATCCCCTGGCCGTGACCCTCCGCCCGCCGAACCTGCGCAAGGTCATCGTCGACCTCAGCGGCCGGCCCGACTACACGCCCAATGTCGAATGCGAGAACGGCTACAGCCTGCTGGGGGTGGTGCTGCGCTCTGATGCCATTGGTATCGTCAGTGCCAACAGCGACGTGCTGCATATGGCCCGGGGCGACTTGGTGTGTTTGAAGATCGACGGCCTGGCCGAGGACCTGGAGGAGCGCTACACCCGCTATGGCATCGTCAGCCGCGCCGGGTATCGATTGTCACCGTTGGCCGAGGCAATGATCGAGCAGATCAAGGAGGTGGATGAGCAGGATGACGAGGTGTGTTCGCTGGAGAATGTTGCGGTCTGA
- a CDS encoding TonB-dependent receptor, with the protein MSVSKPVVPSSSWRLKRLPLALLLAGSASWTPSQAAETPAPARQGESASGQLETVTVTARRRTESAQQVPTPMSVIGGQALESQRVYRIQDLQQLVPSVNVAYMHARQSSVSIRGLGNNPASDGLEGSVGLYIDNVYLGRPGMAVFDLMDIEQLEVLRGPQGTLFGKNTTAGVINISTRAPSFTPERSIETSVGEDGYFQTKGTISGPLNDELAGRFSAYRTRSDGDIKNEYDGHDLNGGSRQGFRGQLLYKPNEAFNLRWIGDYNEEDSSAGTRVLYSTGPTINGINQYESRAQAAGATLVNGAHRKVNLDNDQHVTVFQGGTSLEANWTLPSDFTLTSVSAYRWWNFTPRNDDGLNVPASYNAGVSVEDKQWSQEFRLASPTGGFFDYVVGAYYFGAALDNKSFAYYGPQADIWNGTPAGALSNVSSVGNGHIRTDSFALFAQGTWHLTERLDFTAGLRGTYEEKSAWVSRNAPDGGAAVTGVAATVRRGRAGAYESGDLNQYSTSPSGLLNLSYRFSDDWLGYATLSHGEKSGGVNLAVGSAPTAGADSLLIGTERANNAELGFKSTLWERRLQLNANLFWTQVNGYQTNAYDYGNRVQYLTNAGSVRSRGVELESTLVPIRGLTLNINGSFNDVRYLSYKDAPCPPEVSLRPGAPASCDLSGHQVVGASKWIANANGEYKWNLDNGFEPYVTASYAYRSKAVGTVEDSDYGQIPGYAVVNLSTGLRGDFQQGQWDVSLWLKNAFDKTYYTTLWTGGNGGYEGLLGTPRTLGVTGRYDF; encoded by the coding sequence ATGAGTGTGTCGAAGCCCGTTGTACCGTCCTCTTCCTGGCGGCTCAAACGCCTGCCCCTGGCGCTGTTGCTGGCGGGCAGTGCCAGCTGGACGCCGAGCCAGGCCGCCGAGACACCCGCCCCGGCGCGCCAGGGCGAGAGCGCCAGCGGGCAACTGGAGACGGTCACGGTGACGGCCCGGCGCCGCACCGAAAGCGCCCAGCAAGTGCCCACGCCCATGAGCGTGATCGGCGGCCAGGCGCTGGAGAGCCAGCGGGTCTACCGGATCCAGGATTTGCAGCAACTGGTGCCCAGCGTCAACGTCGCCTACATGCATGCGCGCCAGTCCAGCGTGTCGATTCGCGGGTTGGGCAACAACCCGGCCAGCGACGGCCTGGAAGGCAGCGTCGGGCTGTACATCGACAACGTGTACCTCGGGCGCCCGGGCATGGCAGTGTTCGACCTGATGGACATCGAGCAGCTTGAGGTCTTGCGCGGCCCGCAAGGCACGCTGTTCGGCAAGAACACCACGGCCGGGGTGATCAATATCAGCACCCGCGCACCGAGTTTCACCCCAGAGCGCAGCATCGAGACTTCGGTGGGCGAAGACGGATACTTCCAGACCAAGGGCACGATTTCCGGGCCGCTCAACGATGAACTGGCTGGGCGTTTTTCGGCCTATCGCACCCGCAGCGACGGCGATATCAAGAACGAATACGATGGCCATGACCTCAACGGCGGCTCACGCCAGGGCTTTCGCGGGCAACTGCTGTACAAGCCCAACGAGGCGTTCAACCTGCGCTGGATCGGCGATTACAACGAAGAGGATTCCAGCGCCGGTACCCGCGTGCTGTACAGCACCGGGCCGACCATCAATGGCATCAACCAATATGAATCCAGGGCACAGGCGGCCGGGGCGACCCTGGTCAACGGTGCCCACCGCAAGGTCAACCTGGACAACGACCAGCATGTCACCGTGTTCCAGGGCGGCACTTCGCTGGAGGCCAATTGGACCCTGCCCAGTGATTTCACCCTGACCTCGGTCAGTGCCTATCGCTGGTGGAATTTCACCCCGCGCAACGACGATGGCCTTAACGTGCCGGCCTCGTATAACGCCGGCGTGTCGGTGGAAGATAAGCAGTGGTCCCAGGAGTTTCGCCTGGCGTCGCCGACCGGTGGGTTTTTCGATTATGTGGTGGGCGCCTACTACTTCGGCGCCGCCCTGGACAACAAATCCTTCGCCTATTACGGGCCCCAGGCCGATATCTGGAATGGCACGCCGGCAGGGGCCTTGAGCAATGTCAGCAGCGTTGGCAACGGGCATATCCGCACCGACAGTTTTGCCCTGTTCGCCCAGGGCACCTGGCACCTGACCGAACGCCTGGATTTCACCGCCGGCCTGCGCGGCACCTATGAAGAAAAAAGCGCCTGGGTCAGCCGCAACGCGCCGGACGGTGGCGCGGCGGTGACGGGGGTGGCGGCTACCGTTCGCCGTGGCCGGGCCGGTGCCTATGAGTCCGGTGACCTGAACCAGTACAGCACCAGCCCTTCGGGTTTGCTCAACCTCAGCTATCGCTTCAGCGATGATTGGCTGGGGTATGCGACCTTGTCCCACGGTGAGAAATCCGGCGGGGTCAACCTGGCGGTAGGCTCGGCCCCGACCGCTGGCGCGGATTCGCTATTGATCGGCACCGAGCGCGCCAACAACGCCGAGCTGGGTTTTAAAAGCACGCTGTGGGAGCGTCGCCTGCAACTCAACGCCAACCTGTTCTGGACCCAGGTCAACGGCTACCAGACCAATGCCTACGATTACGGCAACCGCGTGCAGTACCTGACCAACGCCGGTTCCGTGCGCTCCCGTGGGGTGGAGCTGGAAAGCACCCTGGTGCCGATCCGCGGGCTGACGCTGAATATCAATGGCTCGTTCAACGACGTGCGTTACTTGTCGTACAAAGATGCGCCATGCCCCCCGGAAGTCAGCCTGCGCCCCGGCGCGCCGGCCTCGTGCGACCTCAGTGGGCACCAGGTGGTGGGCGCCTCGAAGTGGATAGCCAACGCCAACGGCGAATACAAGTGGAACCTGGATAACGGCTTCGAGCCCTACGTTACCGCCAGCTATGCCTACCGCTCCAAGGCGGTGGGCACGGTCGAGGATTCGGATTACGGGCAGATTCCAGGCTACGCGGTGGTCAACCTGTCCACCGGCCTGCGCGGCGACTTCCAGCAAGGGCAGTGGGACGTGTCGTTATGGTTGAAAAACGCCTTCGACAAAACCTACTACACCACCCTGTGGACCGGCGGCAACGGTGGTTATGAAGGGCTGCTGGGCACCCCGCGCACACTGGGCGTGACCGGGCGCTACGACTTTTAA
- a CDS encoding CynX/NimT family MFS transporter has translation MPLNKSLAGWGLLIVLGLNLRPILSSISPLLGEIRLATGLSFQSSALLTSLPVVCMGLVALVGIRVEAQLGERRGIALGLMMILLACLARWLLGQAPALLATALLGGAGVALIQALVPAMIKRQFHQQVPLAMGVYSASLMGGGGLAALLSPLVASHFQHWQAGLGIWLLPALGALLLWAWLPLGAAKNLHVTAPLQGLRNRRAWLLALYFGLVNCGYMSMVAWLPAYYQQLGWGVLPSGSLLAFMTIFQVIAALLMPALAQRGVDRRPLLSISLLAQTVGYLGLLLAPLQYLHLWVALIGFGLGACFALSLLLTLDHRRDPREAGQLAAFVQGVGFLINAVSPWMTGWLRELTGSFVSAWGVLAVTVIAMLLVTRVFSPATYRTEPGRKAIHL, from the coding sequence ATGCCCCTGAATAAATCCCTCGCCGGCTGGGGCCTACTGATAGTGCTGGGCCTGAACCTGCGGCCGATCCTCAGCTCCATCAGCCCACTGCTCGGGGAAATCCGCCTGGCCACCGGCCTGAGTTTCCAGAGCAGCGCCTTGCTCACCAGCCTGCCGGTGGTGTGCATGGGCCTGGTGGCGTTGGTGGGCATCCGCGTCGAGGCGCAGTTGGGCGAGCGACGCGGGATCGCCCTGGGCCTGATGATGATCCTGCTGGCCTGCCTGGCGCGCTGGCTGTTGGGCCAGGCGCCGGCACTGCTGGCCACCGCGTTGCTGGGCGGGGCCGGTGTGGCGCTGATCCAGGCGCTGGTGCCGGCGATGATCAAGCGCCAGTTTCACCAACAGGTGCCATTGGCGATGGGGGTGTATTCGGCCTCGCTGATGGGCGGCGGTGGTTTGGCGGCGCTGCTCAGCCCCCTGGTCGCCAGCCATTTCCAGCATTGGCAGGCCGGCCTTGGCATCTGGCTGCTGCCCGCGCTCGGCGCGTTGCTGCTGTGGGCATGGCTGCCGTTGGGCGCGGCGAAGAACCTGCACGTGACGGCGCCGCTCCAGGGCCTGCGCAATCGCCGCGCCTGGTTGCTGGCGCTGTATTTCGGCCTGGTGAACTGCGGGTACATGAGCATGGTGGCGTGGCTGCCGGCGTACTACCAGCAACTGGGTTGGGGCGTTCTGCCCAGCGGCTCGCTGCTGGCGTTCATGACGATTTTCCAGGTGATTGCCGCGCTGTTGATGCCAGCGCTGGCGCAACGCGGTGTCGACCGCCGGCCCTTACTGAGCATCAGCCTGCTGGCCCAGACCGTGGGCTATCTCGGCCTGCTGCTGGCGCCGCTGCAATACCTGCACCTGTGGGTGGCGCTGATCGGCTTCGGCCTGGGTGCGTGCTTTGCCCTGAGCCTGCTGTTGACCCTGGACCATCGCCGCGACCCACGGGAAGCGGGGCAGTTGGCGGCATTCGTGCAAGGCGTGGGCTTCTTGATCAATGCCGTGTCGCCGTGGATGACCGGCTGGCTGCGCGAACTCACTGGCAGTTTTGTCAGCGCCTGGGGGGTGTTGGCGGTGACGGTGATCGCGATGCTGCTGGTCACCCGGGTATTCAGCCCGGCCACCTACCGCACAGAGCCCGGGCGCAAAGCAATACACCTGTAG
- a CDS encoding nucleoside deaminase: protein MTDDQRHLQRAVALAQDNVLQGGRPFGAVLVKAGEVLVEAVNQIHLDQDPTAHAEMLAIRHASQQLGARLEGCVIYASGQPCPMCLGAMYLCGVSRVVFAASNEMAAPFGLSTAAIYQQMTLPLAAQPLPVEHLAVPAMQALYRQWKALHAPE, encoded by the coding sequence ATGACTGACGATCAGCGTCATCTGCAGCGCGCCGTTGCCCTGGCGCAGGACAACGTGCTCCAGGGCGGGCGGCCGTTTGGCGCGGTCCTGGTCAAGGCGGGTGAAGTGCTGGTGGAAGCGGTCAACCAGATCCACCTCGACCAGGACCCCACTGCCCACGCCGAGATGCTCGCCATTCGCCACGCCAGCCAGCAGCTCGGCGCGCGCCTTGAAGGCTGTGTGATCTACGCCAGCGGCCAGCCGTGCCCGATGTGCCTGGGGGCGATGTACCTGTGCGGCGTGTCCCGCGTGGTGTTTGCGGCAAGCAACGAAATGGCGGCGCCTTTCGGTCTGTCGACTGCGGCGATTTACCAGCAGATGACCCTGCCGCTGGCCGCCCAGCCATTGCCCGTCGAACACCTGGCTGTGCCGGCCATGCAAGCCCTTTACCGCCAATGGAAGGCCCTGCATGCCCCTGAATAA
- a CDS encoding LysR family transcriptional regulator encodes MFDPVLLRSFIAVVDCANFTRAAERLHLTQSTVSQQLRRLEDSVGCRLLEREQRRVVATVEGERLLAYARRILALNEEAADVLINQQSDGVLRLGVPEDFAAERLMPLLSAFVVAYPRVRLEVTSGLGPALLRQYRGGEFDVLLVKQMGDSDDCLASWPEPLCWVDSRSMPALDRDPLPLVAFPVGGLYRNEMLQHLEVGGWRWRIGYSSASLASVCSAVAAGLGISLLPQRVVQAGHVVLGADSGLPAVQGVRLALYGRTGMGAAGQSLQRQLWDLCEANPR; translated from the coding sequence ATGTTCGATCCCGTGCTGTTGCGCAGTTTTATCGCCGTTGTCGACTGTGCGAATTTCACCCGCGCCGCTGAGCGCCTGCACCTGACCCAATCCACGGTCAGCCAGCAATTGCGCCGCCTGGAAGACAGTGTCGGTTGCCGCCTGCTCGAGCGCGAACAGCGCCGGGTGGTGGCGACGGTCGAGGGCGAGCGTTTGCTGGCCTATGCCCGGCGTATTTTGGCGTTGAACGAAGAAGCCGCCGATGTGCTGATCAACCAGCAGAGCGACGGGGTGCTGCGCCTGGGCGTGCCCGAGGACTTTGCCGCCGAGCGCTTGATGCCGTTGCTCTCGGCGTTTGTCGTGGCCTATCCACGGGTGCGCCTGGAGGTCACCAGCGGCCTGGGGCCGGCGCTGCTGCGTCAGTATCGCGGCGGCGAATTCGATGTGTTGCTGGTCAAGCAGATGGGCGACAGCGATGACTGCCTGGCCTCATGGCCGGAGCCGTTGTGCTGGGTCGACAGCCGCAGCATGCCGGCCCTGGACCGCGACCCACTGCCATTGGTGGCTTTTCCGGTGGGCGGCCTGTACCGCAATGAAATGCTCCAGCACCTGGAGGTCGGTGGCTGGCGCTGGCGCATTGGCTATTCCAGCGCGAGCCTGGCCAGCGTGTGCTCGGCGGTGGCGGCGGGGTTGGGCATCAGCCTGCTGCCGCAGCGGGTGGTGCAGGCCGGGCATGTGGTGCTGGGCGCCGACAGCGGGTTGCCAGCGGTGCAGGGGGTGCGGCTGGCGCTGTATGGGCGCACTGGGATGGGGGCGGCGGGGCAGAGCCTGCAGCGTCAACTGTGGGATTTATGCGAGGCCAACCCGCGCTGA